AGCAAAAGGATCCCAGTGCACAGGAACAGTGGCACCACAAGCCCTAAGTCAAAACCTTGCGTGGTTAGGGTGGTCAACCCGGCCAGCTCAGGCGGAAAGCGGCCGCTCCTCATGATGGGCACGATGCGGGCCATCCACAACACCACAAGCAGCAGGCTCACTGCAAAGGCGAACCCTATGAACAGCCTCCGCGGAAAACCAGATCCGACATGCGCGCCAAGCCGCGGCACGTCAATGGTGGCGAGGGTGAGGAAGAAGGCAACTCCGCTCAACGCCACTACGCCCACATAGACGAGGAACATGCGATTGAAGGCGTACATGGTGAAGAGCTGGAAGTAGGTGTAGAAGAAATAGAACAAGAGGCCCGCCAACAGCACTCTGCCGCGCAAGGAACCCCGCCAGGCTGCGATGATGGCGAGGGCCAGGAGCGGTAAACCCACGGCCAGATTCACCGCGTCCCACACCATCCCTTCCATGGCCAGCGGTGCTGGGTCAAATCGATAGAGGCCGCTGCCGTGCAGCATGGCCTGCTCCCCGCGCGGAGTGAGGTATTCCTGGGGCTTGCCCGGCGTGCGGTCGCACAGTCCATTGAGCACCGCCACCAACACCAGACACCACACAACGGCGGCAAGCAGCAGGTGGACTTTCACACTGCTCCTCATTGGGCTTGCCAAGGACACCGGCGTAGCAGACGGAAGGTGGGCAACGGAGACAATTTCAGGTGCTCATCGACTCGAGGAACTCCTTGTTGGACTTGGTGCCGCGCATCTTCTCCAACAAGAACTCCATGGCCTCGGTCACCGAGAGCTCGGCCAGAACCTTGCGCAAGATCCAAACCCGGTTAAGCTCCTGCGGGGTGAGGAGGAGCTCTTCCTTGCGCGTCCCGGATTTGTTGATGTCAATGGCCGGGAACACCCGCTTGTCCGACAGGCGACGGTCGAGGACCAGCTCCATGTTGCCGGTGCCTTTGAACTCTTCGAAAATCACCTCGTCCATGCGTGAGCCGGTGTCGATAAGGGCGGTGGCGATGACCGTGAGGCTACCGCCTTCCTCGATATTGCGCGCCGCTCCAAAAAAGCGCTTCGGCTTGTGCAGCGCATTGGCGTCAACACCGCCGGACAGAATCTTGCCGCTGTGCGGCACCACAGCGTTATGCGCCCGCGCCAGCCGGGTAATGCTGTCCAACAGGATCACCACATCGTGGCCATACTCGGCCAGCCTCTTGGCCTTTTCCAGGACCATGTCAGCCACCTGGACGTGCCGCTCGGCCGGCTCGTCAAAGGTGGAGCTAATGACCTCCGCCTTGACCGAGCGCTCCATGTCGGTGACTTCCTCAGGCCGCTCGTCAATGAGCAGCACGATGAGTTTGATCTCCGGATGGTTGGTGGTGATGCTGTTGGCCACCTTTTGCAGGAGGGTAGTCTTCCCGGTCTTGGGCTGCGCAACGATTAGGCCACGCTGCCCCTTGCCTATGGGGGTCAGCAGGTCCATGATGCGCATGGAATAGTCGGTGGGCGAAGTCTCCAACCTGATGCGCTCCATCGGGTAAAGGGGCGTCAGGTTGTCGAAGAGCATCTTGCTCTTGGCAAGGTCGGGATTCTCGAAATTGACCGCTTCCACCTTCAGCAAGGCAAAGAAGCGCTCATTCTCCTTTGGTGGGCGGATCTGCCCAGACACGGTGTCGCCAGTACGCAGCCCGAAACGCTTGATCTGCGAAGGCGACACGTAGATGTCGTCGGGTCCGGGCAAGTAGTTATAGTCCGGGGAGCGCAGGAACCCGTAGCCATCGGGCAGCACCTCCAGCACCCCCTCGCCGAAGATCAGCCCTTCGCGCTTGGTCTGCTCCTCCAAAATGCAGAAGATGAGCTCCTGTTTGCGCATGTTGGTACAACCGGAGATTTGCATCTCCTGGGCGAGTTTCACCAGCTCGCCAATCTTCATCGCTTTCAGTTGGGCAATGTCCATACAGCAGTCTCCATGGTTAAAGTCAACATAACAGATTTCTCTCTTGGGTTGCCATGGGGCGACCCACAAACGGCAACAGCATGTGACGGGCGTGCGCTCGTCACACTACTCCCTTTGCCCGATCAAGATACCGCCTCACTGGCGGCACGTGCATTGTATGCTCGGATTTGAAAAACAGAAGGTATTGGACGCTTGACTCGACACGACGGGAATCGGTTGCTAACTCTGGGCGACAGCCTCCTCTGTGTTCTTGTCAAAGAAGTGGACCTTGCTCATGTCAAAGACAACGTCCATCTTTTCGCCCACGGCGGGTTCTCGGCGCGCCGGGATTCTGGCCACCATTGAGTTGCGCCCACAACTCAAGTAAAGGAAGATCTCGTTTCCCATCGGCTCGACCACCTCAACGGTGCAGGCCGCCTTCGAAGCCTCGCGCACATGTTCGGCATACTCGCTCAGGTGGATGTCCTCTGGACGGATACCGAAGATCATCTCTCGGTCAAGGTAGGATTTGAGGGTGGGCATGAACGCGGACGGAATGCGGAGGCGCATGGCGCCCGCATCGAACCACAGCCCATCCTGCTGCATGATGCGCCCTTCGAAAAAGTTCATCGCCGGACTGCCGATGAACCCCGCCACGAACTTGTTTTTCGGGCGATTGTACAGCGTCAGAGGGTCG
The genomic region above belongs to Calditrichota bacterium and contains:
- the rho gene encoding transcription termination factor Rho, whose translation is MDIAQLKAMKIGELVKLAQEMQISGCTNMRKQELIFCILEEQTKREGLIFGEGVLEVLPDGYGFLRSPDYNYLPGPDDIYVSPSQIKRFGLRTGDTVSGQIRPPKENERFFALLKVEAVNFENPDLAKSKMLFDNLTPLYPMERIRLETSPTDYSMRIMDLLTPIGKGQRGLIVAQPKTGKTTLLQKVANSITTNHPEIKLIVLLIDERPEEVTDMERSVKAEVISSTFDEPAERHVQVADMVLEKAKRLAEYGHDVVILLDSITRLARAHNAVVPHSGKILSGGVDANALHKPKRFFGAARNIEEGGSLTVIATALIDTGSRMDEVIFEEFKGTGNMELVLDRRLSDKRVFPAIDINKSGTRKEELLLTPQELNRVWILRKVLAELSVTEAMEFLLEKMRGTKSNKEFLESMST